The segment AGAACGGTCTCCTTCTCGGTGTCAACGCCTGCGGGAAGGGTCTGACCCTGCTTGGGGGCTGCGCACATGTCGTTAGTCCTCTCAGAGATCTAGGGAAGCGCTCAGCGCTCGATGGGGGCGCCGACGAGGGAGCCGTACTCGACCCAGCTGCCGTCGTAGTTCTTGACGTTCTTCTTGCCGAGCAGCTCCTGCAGCACGAACCAGGTGTGGCTCGAGCGCTCGCCGATGCGGCAGTACGCGATGGTCTCCTTGGAGTCGTCGAAGCCCTGCTCCGCGTACAGCGCGGTGAGTTCGTCGTCCGACTTGAAGGTGCCGTCCTCGTTGGCGGCCTTGGACCACGGGATGTTCAGTGCGCTCGGCACGTGGCCGCGGCCCTGAGCCTGCTCCTGCGGAAGGTGAGCCGGAGCGGCGATCTTGCCCGAGAACTCGTCGGGGCTGCGGACGTCGATCAGGTTCTTGGAACCGATGGAGTCGATGACCTCGTCGCGGAAGGCGCGGATCGAGTTGTCGGCGGCCTGCGCCTTGTAGGTGGTGGCCTCACGCTGCACGGCGTCGCCGTTCAGGGGGCGACCGTCGAGCTCCCACTTCTTGCGGCCGCCGTCGAGCAGGCGGACGTCCTTGTGGCCGTAGATCTTGAAGTACCAGTAGGCGTACGCGGCGAACCAGTTGTTGTTGCCGCCGTACAGAACGACGGTGTCGTCGTTCGAGACACCGCGCTCGCTCAGCAGCGCCGAGAACCGGTCGGCGTCGAGGAAGTCGCGACGCAGGCCGTCCTGCAGGTCCTTCTTCCAGTCGAGGCGGATGGCGCCCGGGATGTGGTTGGTGTCGTAGATCGAGGTGTCCTCATCGACCTCGACGAACACGACGGAGTCGGTGTTGAGGTTCTCTTCAGCCCAGTCAGCGCTGACGAGCACATCGGAGCGTGCCATTTTCGGTTCCTTTCAAGAGATCGCCGCGCGGGCAGCGAAAGTCATTCGACTACAGAAGGGTTCTCGCGAACCTGCGAGAGAGGTTGAGTGCCCGGTGGTCGTACGTCTGCGACGGGACGATCGAGATGCCGCTGAGATCGTCAGCCACGCATCCCGGCGGATACGTTCACCGGTTTAGCGACAGCGTCCGGCGGCGACTCGACAGAGGTCGATCGCCAGTCGGCGTGTGAGCATCAGCTCACGTCGTTGCTGCATGAAATCGACACTACAACGAGAATTCAGGGTCGGCCGGGGAGCGGTTTCGCGTAGTCGATCGGACGGACCGCGACCGGACCGGTCTCGCCGACGGCGACGAGGTCGCTTCCCCTGCTCAGGGCTTGTATAGCGGTGGCTCCCCAGGCCATCTGCATGCGGGGGAGGACGGCTGAGAAGGCTTTTAATACCGCTGAGCGAAACTCCGCGGGGACGTCCGCGGAGTAGTGCTCCTCAGGCCCGTCGTAGAACCCGGTGGCCTCCACATGCACGCGGCCGTCGACGACGAATACGCGAGCGCTGACGCTGACCTTGACCTTCGGCGCGGTGTACGCGGCGGCCGACGGCGGGTAGCCGTTCTGCGTCGCAGGCGAACCCGGCAGCGGGACGGTGCCGCTCAGCATGATGCCGTCTGTGCGCTCCAGCAGGCCGTCGCCCGGACCGCCGCCGCCAGCCTTGTCCTCGGGCGCGGGCGTGTTGATGTAGAGGTCGACGATGTTCATCAGCCGACCGAGCGTCGGCGAATCGATCCGCGTCTCCACCCGCATCGACGACGCCTGCAACACCGTCTCGGGGCCCACGGCGCCGGTGTTCCCGATCCGGGCGTCCTGCAGTCGGGCGTCGACCGTCGACCGGCACGGGTAGCTGCCCGAACAGCCCTCGATCGGAATGCCCTCGGCACTGATCAGGATGGAGTCGAACTCGCCGGAACTGCGGTGGGGCAGGAACGGGAAGCCGCTCATCAAGACGTCGGGCTCGAATTCGACGCCGGGTGAGGCCTGCACGGCCTGCGCCAATCGGTGCTCGGCGCGGGAGCCGGCGAAGTCGTCGACCACCAGCGCCACCACCGCGGCGATCACGACGACGACAGCGATCCACGCGGCCGCGCGCAGGGCTCGGCGGGGCGCGGGCTTCGGGGTGTCGTCAGAGGTCGCGTGCATCGGCGCTATTCTGTCATCTGACAACCGGGTGCTGCGACCAGCGTCGATCGACAGCCCACAACGCAGGGGCGTGGCAAGGACACGCCCCAAGGCCACGACGAGATCGGAGTGGTGTGTGGACCTGCTGCTGTTGACTGAAGAACCGACCGCCGATGTCGCCCTGGGATCCCTCTCCCTGCTGTCCCATCGGGTCGAGATCCTGCCCGCCGACACCTCTTCCCTGGTGCGGTTGGGGCAACCCGCCGTGATCCTGGTGGATGCGCGCGCCGACCTGGCCGCCGCGCGCACTTTCTGCCGCCTGGTCTCCGACACCGATACCGCGCCGGTCATCGCGATCGTCGGCGAGGGCGGACTGGTGGCGGTGAACGGGGACTGGGGGATCGATGACTTCGTCCTGCCCGGCACCGGTCCCGGCGAGCTGGACGCCCGCCTGCGGATGGCGGTGGCGCGCGTCGCCCTGCACGTGGATCAACCCGCTGACAAGGTGACGCTGGGCGAACTCGTCATCGACGAGTCCACGTACACCGCGCGCCTGCGCGGCCGGCCGATCGATCTGACCTACAAGGAGTTCGAACTCCTTAAGTTCCTGGCGCAGAACGCCGGCCGCGTCTACACCCGCGCGCAGCTCCTCCACGAGGTCTGGGGCTACGACTACTTCGGCGGCACCCGCACCGTCGACGTCCACGTCCGACGGCTCCGCGCCAAGCTCGGCAGCGACCACGAGTCGCTGATCGGGACGGTCCGCAACGTGGGCTACAAGGCCGTGAAGCCGCCGCGTCGTCCGGCCGGCGACGGCGCTGCCGCCGAACCCGCGACCCGGAGCGCCGCGGCCGATACATTGGGAGACGATGAATGAGCAGACCTCCCTCCGTGTGATCACCGGCCCCCTCGACGCGTCGGACGTGGCCGCGGCCCACAGTCTCTGCGAGCGCGCCGAACGGGTCGACGGCGTGCCGCCGCTCGCCGAACAGGCACGCCTGGCCATCGACGCCGGGAGCGGCGCCGACCTCCACCTCCGCAGCGAGCACGGCTACGCCAACGTGATCGCGGCGCGCGACGGGGGAGCGGCGATGGTCGAGGCCGTCGTGGACCCCGATCATCGCGGTCGCGGTGAAGGTCGTGCGCTGATCGACGCCGCGCTCACCGCCGCGCAGCAGGTGCCGGGATCGGAGGCTCCGCAGGTGTGGGCGCACGGCGATCTCCCCGCGGCCGCCGCCGTCGCCGAGGCGCTGGGACTGGAACGCGCCCGCGAACTGCTGCAGCTCCGTCGCCCGGTGGCACAGTCGCTGCCCGACCTTCCGCAGCGCGACGACGTGGTCCTCCGCACCTACGCGGGCTCGGCCGACGACGCCGAGATCCTGCGCGTCAACAACGACGCCTTCTCCTGGCATCCCGAGCAGGGCGGGTGGACGCTGCGAGACATCGCCGAGCGCACCGGATCGAACTGGTTCGACCCGGCCGGCCTGTTCCTCGCGTTCGACGCAGACGATCCCGACACACTCCTCGGCTTCCACTGGACCAAGATCCACCGCTTCGACACCGGTGCCGCGCCGCTCGGCGAGGTCTACATCGTCGGCGTCGACTCCGGGTCGCAGGGGCGCGGGCTCGGCGCACTCCTGGCGCTCGCCGGCCTGCACTACATGGCGCAGCTCCGCGTCGACGGTCGCACGCTCGACGAGGTGGAGCTGTACGTGGAGGGCGACAACACCGCGGCGCTGCACACGTACTCGAAGCTCGGTTTCACCCGCTACACGGCGGACATCGCGTACCGGCGTCAGTAGCCCGCGGCCGAGCCGAAACCGTTCGGCTCGGCCGAGTACTCGCCGCCGCGGCGATTCATCTGCGAGATCCCGCGGCGTCCATCAACCGTTCATCTTCCCGTCCGGACTGTTACCCGCGGGGTAACCCTTCGGTCGCCTTTCGCTAACCGGGTGTCGATAGCTTCGGCTCGTTACCTGATCAATCGAAAGGCGCCCGACTCCCATGAGCGTGTCCCCGAAGCTCTTCCGCACCGCAGGTTCCGCAGCCGCGGGCCTGGCCGCAGTCTCCCTCGTCCTCACCGCTTGCGGTGGTGGCGGCGACGCAGCCGGCACCATCACCGGCGAAGGCTCCACCGCCCAGCAGAAGGCCGTCGAGCAGTTCGCGAAGGTCCTGACCGACAACGACGGCGCGGTCCTCGATTACACCGGCTCCGGCTCCGGCGACGGCGTGAAGAAGTTCCTCGCGGGCGACGTCGACTTCGCCGGCTCGGACTCGCCGCTCAAGGAGAAGGAAGTCGCCGACGCCAAGACCCGCTGCGGCGGCAACGACGCATGGCACCTGCCGCTCGTCGCCGGCCCCGTCGCCGTCGCCTTCAACATCCCGGGTGTGGAGAAGCTGAACCTGGACGCCCCGGCCCTCGCGAAGATCTTCGACTCCAAGATCTCCAAGTGGGACGACGCCGCCATCAAGAAGCTGAACCCGGGCGCCAAGCTGCCGTCGACCGACATCGTTCCGGTGCACCGCAGCGACAGCTCCGGCACCACCGACAACTTCACGCGCTACCTGAACACCGCGGCTCCCACCGAGTGGCCGTACGAGCACTCCAAGGAGTGGACCGGCCACGGCGGTTCGGGTGCGTCCAAGTCGACCGGTGTCGGCGACACCGTGAAGAAGACCGAGGGCTCCATCACCTACGTCGAGTGGGGCTTCGCCACCGAGAACAACCTGAGCGTCGCCGCCCTCGACTTCGGCGCGGGCGCCACCGAGCTGACCGCCGCCACCGCGGGCAAGGCGCTCGACGCCGCCAAGTTCGTCAAGTCGGACAGCAAGGACCTCGTCGTCGACACCAAGGCGCTCTACAGCCTCAAGCAGGCCGGTGCGTACCCGCTGGTCCTGACGACCTACGAGATCGTCTGCTCCACCGGCTACCAGGACGCCGAGGTCTCGAAGAACCTGAAGGCCGCGTTCACCACCATTCTCGACAAGGGTCAGGACGGCCTCGACAAGCTCGGCTACGTGCCGCTGCCTGACGCCTTCAAGACCAAGCTGCGCGGAACGATCGACGCGCTGTGACCCGCTCGGACACTCCCGTGAACCCTCGCACCAGACGTGACGAGGACCCGGCCGTGTCCGAGACGCCGGTAGTCGACGCGGCCGCGTCGACGACGGCGACCAGTCAGCGAGGACCGGCAGCCGGGCCGGGCACGAGTGATCGTGCCCGCTCGGCTGTTTCGCGTGTCGGGGACCGCGTCATGGGCACCCTCGCAACTGGCTCGGGCCTGCTGGTCTCGCTCGTCATCGGTCTGATCGCACTGTTCCTGCTGATCCAGGCGGTGCCGGCGCTGGCGAAGAACACCGCCAACTTCTTCACGTACACCGGCAGCTGGGTGGTCTCGGGCACGCAGCTCGAGTTCGGCATCCCGCAGCAGTTCTATGCGACGGTGCTGGTCTCGGTGATCGCCTTGCTGATCGCGATGCCCGTCGCACTCGGCATCGCCCTGTTCGTCACCGAGTACGCACCCAAGCGCCTCGCGGCGCCGATCGCGTACGTGGTGGACCTGCTGGCCGCCGTGCCGTCGATCGTCTACGGCCTGTGGGGCATCCTGGTGCTGGGTCCGGCCATGGTCGGCGTCAACAACTGGCTCGTGGACAATCTCGGTTTCCTACCGTTCTTCAGCACGCCCGACAACGTGGCGAACATGTCGACCGGTGGCACTCTCTTGACCGCGGGCATCGTCCTCGCAGTCATGATCCTGCCGGTCATCACCGCCGTCACCCGCGAGGTCTTCGCGCAGACGCCGCGCGCCCACCGGGAGGCCGCGCTCGCGCTCGGCGCCACCCAGTGGGAAGTGGTGCGCTACGCGGTCCTGCCGTTCGGGTTCTCCGGCTACATCAGCGGTTCGATGCTCGGCCTCGGCCGCGCACTCGGTGAGACGATGGCGCTGCTGCTCATCATCTCCACCGTCGGGCCGATCAACTTCAACCTGATGGAGAGCGGCCAGACCTTCGCGACCGTGATCGCGAACAACGCCGCCGAGTTCGACTCACCGCTCAAGACCGGTGCCTACATCTCGGCCGGCCTGGTGCTGTTCGCCCTCACCTTCCTCGTCAACGCCGCGGCGCGCAGCGTGATCGCGCGTCGGGCCAAGTGGCGGGAGAGAAGACAGTGACAACAACAGACATGGAACTGACAACCCTCTCGCCCCGCCGCAAGGTCACCGACAACGTGGTCCGCGGCGCGGTCACCGCGTCGGTGGCCCTCGCGATCCTGCCGCTCGGCTGGCTGGTCTACACCCTCGTCGCCCGCGGTATCGGTCCGATCCTGAACCCCGACTGGTGGCTGCGGTCCGAGCGCTTCGGCGGTGCGGCCAACGCCATCGTCGGCACCCTGATGCAGACGGCCATCGCAGCCGCCGTGGCCATCCCGCTCGGTGTGCTCGTCGCCATCTACCTCGTCGAATACGCCGACACCAGCAGGCGTCGGGGCGAGCGGAGCGACGGGAGATTCACGCTCGTCCGCATCACCACGTTCATGGTGGACGTCCTCTCGGGCGTGCCGTCGATCGTCGCCGCACTGTTCATCTACGCGGTCTGGCGGACGACGCTCGACATGCCGCGCTCCGGCTTCGCCGTCGCCCTGGCCCTGGTGCTCCTGATGGTGCCGCTGGTGGTGCGCGCCACCGAGGAGATGCTGAAGATCGTCCCGCAGGATCTCCGCGAGGCGTCGTACGCCCTCGGCGTCCCGAAGTGGAAGACGATCGTCCGGATCGTCCTGCCGACCGCGATGTCGGGCATCATCACGGGCATCATGCTGGCCGTCGCCCGCGTGATGGGCGAGTCGGCGCCGGTTCTGATCCTGGTCGGTGCCAGCCGAGCGATGAACTACAACCCGTTCATCGGCAACCAGGAATCGCTGCCGCTGATGATGCTGCAGGAATACAACAAGGGGCCGGGCGGCTACGAGACCGTGTGGGGCGCCGCCCTGACCCTGGTGATCGCCGTCGCGATCGTGTACGTGCTCGCGCGGATCCTTTCCCGATTCACCGGGCCCCGAATGGAGAGAGACTAGAGCCATGGCAAAGAGCCTGACCATTGAGGACCTGAACGTCTTCTACGGCGACTTCCACGCAGTCAAGGACGTGTCGCTGAAGATCGCACCGAAGTCGGTGACCGCGTTCATCGGCCCGTCCGGCTGCGGCAAGTCGACCGTTCTGCGCACCCTGAACCGCATGCACGAGGTGACGCCCGGCGCGTACACCACCGGCTCGGTGAAGCTCGACGGCCTCGACCTCTACGGCAAGAACGTCGACCCGGTCGGTGTTCGCACCACCGTCGGCATGGTGTTCCAGCGGGCCAATCCGTTCCCGACCATGTCGATCCGCGACAACGTGGTGGCCGGTCTGAAGCTGTCGGGCGTGCGCGACAAGGCCAAGCTCGACGAGGTGGCCGAGGCCAGCCTCCGCGGTGCCAACCTGTGGAACGAGGTCAAGGACCGTCTCGACAAGCCGGGCGGTGGCCTCTCCGGCGGCCAGCAGCAGCGACTGTGCATCGCCCGCGCGATCGCGGTCTCACCGCAGGTCCTCCTGATGGACGAGCCGTGCTCGGCGCTCGATCCGATCTCGACGCTCGCCATCGAGGACCTGGTCGCCGAGCTGAAGAGCAGCTACACGATCGTCATCGTCACGCACAACATGCAGCAGGCGGCGCGCGTCAGCGACCAGACCGCCTTCTTCAACCTCTCCGCCGCGGGCAAGCCCGGCGAGCTGGTCGAGGTGGGCGCGACGTCCGACGTGTTCTCGAACCCTGTCCGCAAGGAGACCGAGGACTACATCTCGGGCCGTTTCGGCTGATCTGTCGGCGTCGCCACCTGTGGCGACGCCGTTGCAACCCCGGTCGTGCACGGCACGATCGGGGTTGCCTTTATGGTGGACGATGACTGACTGCGCGGACGACCGTTCGCGATCGATCGATTGACTTCGGGGTGATATGGTCCGGCTCTCAGTAGAACAGCGACGCGAACTGGCGATCGACGCGACGATGCGCGTGATCGCTCGCGACGGTGTCGAGGCCGCCACCACCCGACGCATCGCGCAGGAGGCCAAGGTCGGTCAGTCGAGCCTGTTCTACGCGTTCACCTCTCGTGACGAGCTCCTCGCGGCCGTCGTCGAGCACGGGATCGCGCAGGAGTTGGCCGCCATGGACAGCTGGTTGCGTCAGGCTTCGGCGATGTTCACCGCCTCCCAGATGAGCATCGCCGACGTGCTGAGCACGGCCTTCCAGGCCTTCGCCGACGATCTCGTCGCCAACCGCGACCGCGAGCATGCCCTCGTCGAACTGGCGCTCTACGCACGGCGCACCGAGGGGCTCGAGCACCTGGGGGAGAAGCTCTACGGCGGCTACTACGAGATGATCGCCGGTCTGCTGACCTCGGCCTCCGAGGCCACCGGTGTCACCTGGACGCAGACGCCGGAGTTTCTCGCGCGCATCGTGCTCGCGATGACCGACGGCATGACGCTGAACTACTTGAGCACCGGGGACCGCGCGGTGGTGGACCAGATCGTCGCCGGCGGCGTGCAGCTGCTGCTGGGGTACGTCTCCGCGGGCTGAGCGACTAGTGTCCGGCGCAGGACACTAGCTGGCCTCGAGCAACTGCTCGGGCGTTTTGCCGGTGGCCTGGAAGACCACGCGGCGGGCGATCAGAACGGCGTGGTCGGCGAAGCGCTCGTAATAGCGGCCCAGGAGAGTCACGTCGACGGCGGCGGCGACGCCGTGCTCCCACTCGCGGTCCATCATCACGGTGAACAGGTGGCGGTGGAGGTCGTCCATCGCGTCGTCGTCGTCCATCAGGGTTAAAGCGTCGTGGTAGTCCTGGTTCTGCAGGACGCGCCGCGCGTTGTGCGCCAGCTCGACGGCCAGGCGGCCCATCTCCTCGAAGTAGCCCGCGACCTCTTCGGGCAGCACCTTGGCGGGATGGCGTCGTCGCGCCACCTTGGCGACGTGGAGGGCGAGGGCGCCCATGCGGTCGATCTCGGACACCAGTTGGAAGCCGCTCACCACCGAGCGGAGATCGCCGGCCACCGGGGCCTGCAGGGCCAGCAGTTGGAAGGCCTGGTCCTCGGCCTCACCGGACTTGTCGGCCACGGCGTCGTGATCGGAGATCACCTTCTCGGCCAGCTCGAGATCGGCCTCGAGTAGTGCCTGGGTGGCCTGAGCCATCGCCGTTCCGACCTCATCGACCATGTCGCCGAGAGTCTGATTCAGTGCAGCCATCTGCTCCTGATACGCGTCACGCATAGAGTCCACCTTACGTAAGGCAATTCGCGCACTCCGGTGTCCACGATGAAGACATCATGAACTCTTGGCGCTTTCGGATGTATCGCAGGCGACGCCGCTGCTACGAGCAGGTGGTGTCGCCGGCGTTGGTGACCGAGAGGTCGTTGGGCAGGTTGCTGTTGTCGACGTTCGCGGGCAGCTGCTGAACGTGCAGCACCGTCCCCGCGTCGGGGGCGGAGGTCATGGTCTCGACACCGCCGAAGTCGGAGCCGAGGATCACCGCGACGCCCACCTTCACGGTGTTGTCCTGCTGGATCTTGGCGCCGGGGAACATCGCGGCGACGGTCGCGGCGGAGTCCTGTTCGCCCGGACCGTACCGGACGACGGTGTCGGTGCGCTTCTCCGACGAGTCCGCCACACCCGAGACATCGATGCCCTGGCGGGCGAGTTCCTCCATGACGGTGCCCGCGAGGCCCTTCTCGGCCGTGCCGTTCAGCACGCGAACGCTGGTGTTCGACAAGTACTGCGCCGTCAGGTCGGACTTCGGGGCCGCGGGCTTCGGCTTGGCCGGTGCCGTCGACGTGGACTTCGGCTTGCTCTTCTTCTCGCCGGGCAGCGGCTTGTCGTCGATGATCGCGTTGAAGATGGCATCGATGTCGTCGGTGCGCGGGATCTCGTTGTTCTCGCCGTCTGTGGTGGTGCCCGCGGTCGGGATCGTCAGGAACGTGACGCGGCCCGCGTCCATGCCCTGCATCGACTCGGCCAGATCGATCAGCGACGCGGTGTCGACGTTGTCGACGGTGCTGTACTTGATGAACGTGCTGATCATCTTGTTCAGCTTCGACGGGTTCGAGAGGACGTCGCCCGACAGGGTGGCGCGCAGCAGCGACGACATGAACAACTGCTGGCGCTTGATGCGTCCGTAGTCGCCGTTGCCCTCCACCGAGATGTGGCGGGCGCGGACGTAGTTGAGAGCCTGCCGACCGGTCAGCTTCTTGTGTCCGGCCTTGCGGAGGATGGTGCCGAGCTCGTAGTCGTACAGCGGGACCGTCGAGCACACCTGGACGCCGCCGACCGCGCGCACCACGTGCTCGAAGCCGGAGAAGTCCATGGCGATGAAGTGGTTGATGTTGAGGCCGCTGATCTCGGTGAGCGTCTTGACCAGGCAGTCGGGGCCGCCGTCGGCGTAGACGCTGTTCAGTTTGACGCCGTCGGCGGCGGGCAGGTCGCCGCTGTAGGTGCGTTCGGTGTTGTCCCAGTCCTTGCACTCGGGCCGGCTCACAGCGAGGTCGCGTGGCCACGACACGGCGACCACACGGCTGCGGTCTGCGGGGATGTTCACCAGAATCACCGTGTCGGAGCGGGTGCCCTCGACGGAGTCGGCATCACCGGCACCGACCTTCGCGTTCTTGCCCGAACGACTGTCGGTGCCGACGATCAGGTAGGTCTCGTCGCCGTTCTGGTCGCCCGGCTTGCGGATGCTCGCGTTCTCGGGATCGATGGCCTGAACGACGTTCCACGCGCCGTCGACGGTCCGCAGCATGTTCCATGCGTAGCCGGTGCCGACCAACGACAACAGACAGGCCAGGCCGAGCAGGATGCGGCCGGTGTTGGTCGCGATCTTGCGGGTCCGATGCCGGTCGGTGGCGCTGCGTCGCGTCGCGCGGATCTGGCTGAGAGCCGCGGTCAGATCGGGGGTCTGCTGCAGTCGCCCCCGACGTTTACGCGGTGCGTCGTCGGTGGGCTCGGCGGCGGGGATCTCAGCGACCGGTGCCTTGGGCTTGGGCATGTCCTCGGCGGACGCGTCCGAGGTGGGCGCCTCGGGTGTCGCCGGTTCCGGAGGCCGCGGTGCGGACTGCGCGGCCTTCGCGCGTTGGGCCTCCGCGGCCATCGCAGCGGGGCTGCGCGTGACGCGGGTCTCCGCAGCGCGGCGTGCGGGAGGCGTCGCGGGCCGTTGACCACGCGACTCCTCGGAGAGGCGGGCCGCGGTGGCGGTGTCCGACAGGTCGACGGCCGGCTGATCGGTGACCGGAGGAATCGCCGTCGTCACCTCGTTGGAGGCGGGGGTCTCCGGCCGACGGGGTGCGGGCGGCCGCTGGGCCGGTGGCCGGGTGCCCCGCGGTTGGGGGCGACGCGGCGGCAGCGGCTGCGGGTTCGCGTGATGCGAGGTCTGCGGGGCATCGGTCTCGTCGACGCCCATCTGCTCCATGAGCTGGCGGACCGTCAACCGTCCGCGGGGACGGACATAACCTTCGCGGGACGACGGCTCCCGCAGGCCTTCGGCGCGCGGGGTGGGCGGCGTGCCTTCGGGCGGGCCGCCTGCCTCGCCGAAGCGGGCGCGGAAGTCGTACGCTCCGGACCGGCCGGCGCGACGTGACCGCCGCGCGGGCGTGTCGTCGCTGGGCTCGGAAGAACCGGGGCGGTCAGAACTCACAGTGCTTCTTTCTCGGTGTCGGGGCGGTCCGCGGCGTCGACGGAGGGTTCGACTGGTGAGCCGCGTGCTGCGCACATATTAATGGGAGCACCTGAGAAGTCTCTGCGGCGCGGCCGGTCGAGCGTGCGTCAGCCTCCGGAATGCATGATTTCGGCGCCCTCGGGGACGGTGTCGTCTTCGGGGTCGTCGAGCCAGCCCTCGGGCAGCGCGACCGATGCGGGTGAGCCCTGTCGGCCACGCGGACCGTGGGCGTCGTCCGGGAACGGCGTGTCCGACGGCAGGGTGGAGATCAGTTCTCGCAGGTCGTCAAGGGTTTTCACCAGGGCGAGCGAGGAACGCAGATCCGACCCGGCCGGGAAGCCACGCAGATACCAGGCGATGTGCTTGCGCATCTCGCGCATGCCCTTCATCTCTCCGTGGTGAGCCGAGAGCAGTTCACCGTGGCGAATCATGATCTCGCCCACTTCTCCGAGATTCGGGGGTACGGGGGCCTCCACACCGCGTAGGCGGGCCGACAATTCGGCGAACAGCCAGGGGCGGCCCAGGCAGCCGCGGCCGACCACGATGCCGTCGCACCCGGTCTGCTCCATCATTCGGACGGCGTCGTCGGCCTCGAAGATGTCTCCGTTACCGAGCACCGGGACGCTGGTCACGTGTTCCTTGAGGCGGGCGATCTCGTCCCACACCGCGGTGCCCGAATACCGCTGCGATGCGGTCCGGGCATGCAGGGCGACGGCCTGCGCGCCCTCCTCCGCCGCGATCCGGCCGGCGTCGAGGTGCGTGTGGTGCTCGTCGTCGATGCCGATGCGGAACTTGACGGTGACCGGGATGTCGGTGCCCTCCGTCGCGCGGACGGCGGCGGCGACGATGTTCCGGAACAGGCGACGCTTGTACGGGATCGCGGAGCCGCCGCCCCTGCGGGTGACCTTGGGGACCGGGCAGCCGAAGTTCATGTCGATGTGGTCGGCGAGGTTCTCGTCGACGATCATCTTCGCGGCCTGATAGGTGTACTCCGGATCCACGGTGTACAGCTGCATCGACCGCGGCGTCTCGCTGGGGTCGAAGGCCGTCATGTGCATCGTGACCGGGTGCCGCTCCACCAGGGCGCGGGCGGTGACCATCTCACAGACGTACAGGCCGGAGACGGTGCCGGTGCGGGCCATCTCCAGTTCGCGGCAGAGGACGCGGAATGCGACGTTGGTGACGCCGGCCATCGGGGCGAGGACCACCGGGCTGTTCAGCTCGATGGAGCCGATCCGCAGGGCGGGTTCAGCGGTCTGCTGTCCGGAAGGTGACGTCCGGGCGAGCGAAGCGACGGGAAATGACTTCGCACCGGCGTCTTCGGGGTTCCCCGAAGACGCCGGTGCGGTCAGAGCGACAGTACTCAGGACGCTTGCTTCTCACGCTTGGCGGCCTCGCGGGCCAACGAACGGTCGCGCATCTCCTCGAAGCGGGTCGCGTCGGCGTCGAGCTGTTCGAGGAACGCGGCGAGCTCCTCGCGCGTCTTCTCGCCCTCGGGGCCGAAGTCGGTGCGCTCGAAGACCTTCCACTTGCGCAGGACCGGGTTGACGACCTCTTCCAGGTGCTGGCGGAGGTCGTAGATGCCGTGCTTGGCCATCAGGACGCCGTGGCGACGGAAGTTCGGCATGCCCGCGCCCGGCATCTGGAAGTTGGTGACGATGTCGGTCACCGCGCGCAGCGTCTGGTCGGGGGAGAGGTCCATGCCCGCACCGCAGATGTTGCGGTAGAAGATCATGTGCAGGTTCTCGTCGGCCGCGATGCGCTGCAGCATCTTGTCGGCGATCGGGTCGTTGCAGGCC is part of the Gordonia phthalatica genome and harbors:
- the pstB gene encoding phosphate ABC transporter ATP-binding protein PstB; protein product: MAKSLTIEDLNVFYGDFHAVKDVSLKIAPKSVTAFIGPSGCGKSTVLRTLNRMHEVTPGAYTTGSVKLDGLDLYGKNVDPVGVRTTVGMVFQRANPFPTMSIRDNVVAGLKLSGVRDKAKLDEVAEASLRGANLWNEVKDRLDKPGGGLSGGQQQRLCIARAIAVSPQVLLMDEPCSALDPISTLAIEDLVAELKSSYTIVIVTHNMQQAARVSDQTAFFNLSAAGKPGELVEVGATSDVFSNPVRKETEDYISGRFG
- the pstA gene encoding phosphate ABC transporter permease PstA; translation: MELTTLSPRRKVTDNVVRGAVTASVALAILPLGWLVYTLVARGIGPILNPDWWLRSERFGGAANAIVGTLMQTAIAAAVAIPLGVLVAIYLVEYADTSRRRGERSDGRFTLVRITTFMVDVLSGVPSIVAALFIYAVWRTTLDMPRSGFAVALALVLLMVPLVVRATEEMLKIVPQDLREASYALGVPKWKTIVRIVLPTAMSGIITGIMLAVARVMGESAPVLILVGASRAMNYNPFIGNQESLPLMMLQEYNKGPGGYETVWGAALTLVIAVAIVYVLARILSRFTGPRMERD
- the dusB gene encoding tRNA dihydrouridine synthase DusB; this translates as MAGVTNVAFRVLCRELEMARTGTVSGLYVCEMVTARALVERHPVTMHMTAFDPSETPRSMQLYTVDPEYTYQAAKMIVDENLADHIDMNFGCPVPKVTRRGGGSAIPYKRRLFRNIVAAAVRATEGTDIPVTVKFRIGIDDEHHTHLDAGRIAAEEGAQAVALHARTASQRYSGTAVWDEIARLKEHVTSVPVLGNGDIFEADDAVRMMEQTGCDGIVVGRGCLGRPWLFAELSARLRGVEAPVPPNLGEVGEIMIRHGELLSAHHGEMKGMREMRKHIAWYLRGFPAGSDLRSSLALVKTLDDLRELISTLPSDTPFPDDAHGPRGRQGSPASVALPEGWLDDPEDDTVPEGAEIMHSGG
- the phoU gene encoding phosphate signaling complex protein PhoU, with product MRDAYQEQMAALNQTLGDMVDEVGTAMAQATQALLEADLELAEKVISDHDAVADKSGEAEDQAFQLLALQAPVAGDLRSVVSGFQLVSEIDRMGALALHVAKVARRRHPAKVLPEEVAGYFEEMGRLAVELAHNARRVLQNQDYHDALTLMDDDDAMDDLHRHLFTVMMDREWEHGVAAAVDVTLLGRYYERFADHAVLIARRVVFQATGKTPEQLLEAS
- a CDS encoding TetR/AcrR family transcriptional regulator: MVRLSVEQRRELAIDATMRVIARDGVEAATTRRIAQEAKVGQSSLFYAFTSRDELLAAVVEHGIAQELAAMDSWLRQASAMFTASQMSIADVLSTAFQAFADDLVANRDREHALVELALYARRTEGLEHLGEKLYGGYYEMIAGLLTSASEATGVTWTQTPEFLARIVLAMTDGMTLNYLSTGDRAVVDQIVAGGVQLLLGYVSAG
- a CDS encoding LCP family protein translates to MSSDRPGSSEPSDDTPARRSRRAGRSGAYDFRARFGEAGGPPEGTPPTPRAEGLREPSSREGYVRPRGRLTVRQLMEQMGVDETDAPQTSHHANPQPLPPRRPQPRGTRPPAQRPPAPRRPETPASNEVTTAIPPVTDQPAVDLSDTATAARLSEESRGQRPATPPARRAAETRVTRSPAAMAAEAQRAKAAQSAPRPPEPATPEAPTSDASAEDMPKPKAPVAEIPAAEPTDDAPRKRRGRLQQTPDLTAALSQIRATRRSATDRHRTRKIATNTGRILLGLACLLSLVGTGYAWNMLRTVDGAWNVVQAIDPENASIRKPGDQNGDETYLIVGTDSRSGKNAKVGAGDADSVEGTRSDTVILVNIPADRSRVVAVSWPRDLAVSRPECKDWDNTERTYSGDLPAADGVKLNSVYADGGPDCLVKTLTEISGLNINHFIAMDFSGFEHVVRAVGGVQVCSTVPLYDYELGTILRKAGHKKLTGRQALNYVRARHISVEGNGDYGRIKRQQLFMSSLLRATLSGDVLSNPSKLNKMISTFIKYSTVDNVDTASLIDLAESMQGMDAGRVTFLTIPTAGTTTDGENNEIPRTDDIDAIFNAIIDDKPLPGEKKSKPKSTSTAPAKPKPAAPKSDLTAQYLSNTSVRVLNGTAEKGLAGTVMEELARQGIDVSGVADSSEKRTDTVVRYGPGEQDSAATVAAMFPGAKIQQDNTVKVGVAVILGSDFGGVETMTSAPDAGTVLHVQQLPANVDNSNLPNDLSVTNAGDTTCS